In one Acidobacteriota bacterium genomic region, the following are encoded:
- a CDS encoding competence/damage-inducible protein A, with protein sequence MLNAEILAIGSEMLTPFRVDTNSLWLTEQLNALGVEVKLKTVVGDDELRLEEAIRDALRRSEIIISTGGLGPTEDDITKKVFARVLGRALEIHEPSLERIKTRFARRNIEMTPNNVRQAMALAGGQVLPNEHGSAPGQLIEQGNCTVALLPGPPREMKPMFAEQVAPVLKQRVGDVYILRHKLSIYGLTESKCDALAAPVYTRYTNPATTILFKDGQLELHLTAQARAAAAAASLLAELAAKLRDVLGDYVYSEEDEPLEKVVGDLLRINHATLATAESCTGGLLAGRLTEVAGSSDYFIEGVVSYANAAKIDLLGVPRELIEQHGAVSEPVAEAMAAGIRARAGTTLGIGITGIAGPGGGSEEKPVGLVYIALADANESKARRLVFPGDRQFIRSLAVNAALDIVRRRLK encoded by the coding sequence ATGCTCAACGCAGAGATACTTGCCATCGGCTCCGAAATGCTCACGCCCTTTCGCGTGGATACCAATTCGCTTTGGCTGACCGAACAACTCAACGCGCTGGGCGTCGAGGTCAAACTCAAGACCGTCGTCGGCGATGATGAGTTGCGGTTGGAAGAAGCCATCCGCGATGCGCTGCGGCGTTCGGAAATCATCATTTCGACCGGCGGGCTGGGGCCGACCGAAGACGACATCACCAAGAAAGTCTTTGCGCGCGTGCTGGGCCGCGCGTTGGAAATTCACGAACCCTCGCTCGAACGCATCAAGACGCGCTTTGCCCGGCGCAATATCGAGATGACGCCGAATAACGTGCGCCAAGCGATGGCGCTCGCGGGCGGGCAAGTCTTGCCCAACGAACACGGCAGCGCGCCGGGACAGTTGATTGAACAGGGCAATTGCACGGTCGCGCTCTTGCCCGGCCCACCGCGCGAAATGAAGCCGATGTTCGCCGAACAAGTTGCGCCCGTGCTGAAACAGCGCGTCGGCGACGTTTACATCCTGCGGCACAAGCTGAGCATCTACGGTTTGACCGAATCGAAGTGCGATGCGTTGGCCGCGCCGGTTTATACGCGATACACCAACCCGGCGACGACGATTCTGTTCAAAGACGGCCAGCTCGAATTGCACCTGACCGCGCAAGCGCGCGCCGCAGCCGCAGCCGCGTCGTTATTAGCTGAACTCGCCGCGAAGCTGCGCGACGTGCTGGGCGATTACGTGTATTCCGAAGAAGACGAACCGCTCGAAAAAGTCGTGGGCGATTTGCTGCGCATCAACCACGCCACGCTGGCGACAGCGGAAAGCTGCACCGGCGGCCTGCTCGCCGGACGCCTGACCGAAGTCGCGGGCAGTTCGGATTACTTCATCGAAGGCGTTGTGTCGTATGCCAACGCAGCCAAGATTGATCTGCTCGGCGTGCCGCGCGAACTCATCGAACAACACGGCGCGGTCAGCGAACCGGTTGCCGAAGCAATGGCAGCGGGTATCCGCGCGCGCGCCGGAACCACGCTCGGTATCGGCATCACAGGCATCGCCGGGCCGGGCGGCGGAAGTGAAGAGAAGCCGGTTGGCCTGGTTTACATTGCGCTGGCCGATGCAAACGAGAGCAAAGCGCGGCGGTTGGTGTTTCCGGGTGATCGGCAGTTTATTCGTTCGTTGGCGGTGAATGCGGCGCTGGATATAGTGCGGCGGCGGCTGAAATGA
- the rimO gene encoding 30S ribosomal protein S12 methylthiotransferase RimO: MQKIGFVSLGCPKNLVDSEVMMGQLQQHGYQLTTVREEADVMVVNTCGFIQSAKEESINTIIEMAGLKETAKLKRLVVAGCLVERYRQDLLNQLPEVDAVLGTSEIEKIVAAVDPAAVAAQDAAFVASNAWMTRGLPTYLYDENSPRVLATQKHFAYVKIAEGCDHTCAFCAIPQMRGKYRSRRAASLVREAEQLAAAGVKELVLISQDSTQYGLDLGLKDGLADLLTALARVDGIEWIRVMYTYPNSLSDATLAVMAAEPKVCSYLDMPLQHASAAVLKRMRRGGNRPLLEKLLQRAQETVPGIALRTTFIVGFPGETDEDFEELLAFVRAIEFDRVGVFTYSDEEGTHGFELDGKVPARVMRSRRAKLMREQAKISKRKNKALIGRRFRALLEGVSQETDLLLQARLESQAPEVDGHILINDVPEGFAGKAGDFIEIEITEAHEYDLVARIV, translated from the coding sequence ATGCAAAAGATCGGCTTTGTCAGCCTCGGCTGTCCCAAAAATCTGGTGGACAGCGAAGTGATGATGGGCCAGTTACAACAACACGGCTACCAATTGACCACCGTGCGCGAAGAGGCCGACGTGATGGTGGTCAACACCTGCGGCTTTATCCAGTCGGCCAAAGAAGAGTCCATCAACACGATCATTGAAATGGCTGGGTTGAAAGAGACGGCCAAGCTGAAACGCCTGGTCGTCGCGGGCTGTCTGGTCGAACGCTATCGTCAAGACTTGCTCAACCAGTTGCCCGAAGTGGATGCCGTGCTCGGCACCAGCGAGATCGAAAAGATCGTGGCGGCGGTTGATCCGGCTGCCGTTGCCGCACAGGACGCCGCCTTTGTGGCGTCGAATGCCTGGATGACGCGCGGGTTGCCGACCTACCTTTACGACGAAAATTCGCCGCGCGTGCTGGCGACGCAGAAGCATTTTGCCTACGTGAAGATTGCCGAGGGTTGCGATCACACCTGCGCGTTTTGTGCGATCCCGCAAATGCGCGGCAAATACCGTTCGCGCCGCGCGGCTTCGCTTGTGCGCGAGGCCGAACAACTGGCGGCGGCAGGCGTCAAAGAACTGGTTTTGATTTCGCAGGATTCGACGCAGTACGGTTTGGATTTGGGTTTGAAAGACGGGCTGGCCGATTTGTTGACGGCGTTGGCGCGCGTGGATGGCATCGAATGGATTCGTGTGATGTATACCTATCCGAACAGCTTGAGCGACGCCACGCTGGCAGTGATGGCGGCAGAACCGAAGGTGTGCAGCTATCTGGATATGCCGTTGCAACACGCCAGCGCAGCGGTGCTCAAACGCATGCGGCGCGGCGGCAATCGCCCGTTGCTGGAAAAGCTGTTACAACGCGCGCAGGAAACCGTGCCCGGCATCGCGTTGCGCACGACCTTCATCGTCGGCTTTCCCGGCGAGACGGATGAAGATTTTGAAGAGTTGCTGGCCTTCGTGCGCGCCATCGAATTCGACCGCGTGGGCGTGTTCACCTATTCCGACGAAGAGGGCACGCACGGCTTTGAGTTGGACGGCAAGGTGCCCGCGCGGGTGATGCGGTCACGGCGGGCGAAGCTGATGCGCGAGCAGGCCAAAATTTCCAAGCGCAAGAACAAGGCGTTGATTGGCCGCCGCTTCCGCGCCTTGCTGGAAGGCGTTTCGCAGGAAACCGATTTGCTCTTGCAGGCGCGGCTGGAATCGCAAGCTCCAGAGGTGGACGGGCATATTCTGATCAACGATGTGCCGGAGGGCTTCGCGGGCAAGGCCGGCGATTTTATCGAGATCGAGATCACCGAGGCGCACGAATACGATTTGGTGGCGCGGATCGTGTGA
- a CDS encoding phosphatidylglycerophosphatase A, whose amino-acid sequence MKINGPVDALAVFIATGFGAGLIPLAPGTFGSVVGVAIAYGLIANLKSEILLLQNALLLASLFFTWIGIWAGTRAETVFESKDASQIVIDEVAGQLIAFTLIAPYLPQLGGNLKWALIAGFALFRLFDIFKPFPINRLQTLTGGVGVMMDDVIAGVYAAAGLSLLLWLFT is encoded by the coding sequence ATGAAGATCAACGGCCCGGTGGATGCACTCGCCGTATTCATTGCCACGGGTTTTGGCGCGGGGCTGATTCCGTTAGCACCCGGCACGTTTGGCTCAGTGGTTGGTGTTGCCATTGCCTATGGCCTGATCGCCAATCTCAAATCTGAAATTTTGCTTTTGCAAAACGCGCTCCTGCTCGCCAGCCTGTTTTTCACCTGGATCGGCATCTGGGCGGGCACGCGCGCCGAAACTGTCTTTGAAAGCAAAGACGCCAGCCAGATCGTGATTGACGAAGTCGCCGGGCAATTGATCGCTTTCACGTTGATCGCGCCTTATCTGCCGCAACTGGGCGGGAATTTGAAATGGGCGCTGATCGCCGGGTTCGCACTCTTCCGGCTCTTCGATATTTTCAAACCGTTCCCGATCAACCGGCTGCAAACGCTGACCGGCGGCGTGGGCGTGATGATGGACGATGTCATCGCGGGTGTGTACGCGGCGGCGGGTTTGTCATTGTTGCTGTGGCTGTTCACCTAA